In Aestuariibaculum lutulentum, one DNA window encodes the following:
- a CDS encoding lysylphosphatidylglycerol synthase transmembrane domain-containing protein, translating to MKLKITKVLKVVLPLLLGVFLVWYSLSKVSIDEIFQYLKESDYVWILLGVFLGLLSHMSRAYRWRFQLDPMGYHVRYANSFMAVFATYLINYTIPRAGEVARASILSNYEDVPFEKGFGTIVAERIADLIVMMGIIVITLFLQFDFIYGFFIERLDPVKIGGLAVVGILGLLLFFNYLKRSDSKFAQKIRTFVSGLLEGLLSIFKMKKKWAFIFHTLFIWAMYVLMFYVTSFAIPDLKGISLGVVLVGFISASFSIAATNGGIGSYPLAVYAAFSLFGIAEEPSIAFGWIMWASQTLMIIIFGGLSLIYLPIYNRKNKG from the coding sequence TTGAAGCTGAAGATAACTAAGGTCTTAAAAGTAGTACTTCCTTTATTGTTGGGGGTGTTTTTAGTCTGGTATTCATTATCTAAAGTTTCAATAGATGAAATATTTCAATACCTAAAAGAATCTGATTATGTTTGGATTCTTTTAGGTGTTTTTTTAGGGCTTCTAAGTCATATGTCCAGAGCGTATCGCTGGAGGTTTCAGTTAGATCCCATGGGATATCATGTTCGGTATGCGAATAGTTTTATGGCGGTGTTTGCTACCTATTTAATAAATTATACCATTCCCAGAGCCGGCGAAGTAGCTCGTGCTTCAATTCTTTCAAATTACGAAGACGTCCCGTTCGAAAAAGGGTTTGGAACCATTGTCGCCGAACGTATTGCCGATTTAATTGTTATGATGGGAATCATTGTAATAACCCTTTTTCTACAATTCGATTTTATTTACGGATTTTTTATTGAACGATTAGATCCTGTGAAAATAGGTGGTTTAGCCGTCGTTGGAATTTTAGGGTTACTACTGTTCTTTAATTATTTAAAGCGAAGCGATTCCAAATTTGCTCAAAAAATAAGAACCTTTGTTTCTGGTTTATTGGAAGGTTTACTGAGTATTTTTAAAATGAAGAAAAAGTGGGCTTTCATTTTTCATACCCTGTTTATCTGGGCGATGTACGTGCTCATGTTTTATGTCACGTCGTTTGCAATTCCCGATTTAAAAGGTATTTCTTTAGGAGTTGTTTTAGTAGGTTTTATTTCTGCAAGTTTTAGCATAGCAGCCACAAACGGTGGCATTGGGTCTTACCCATTGGCGGTTTATGCAGCTTTTTCATTATTTGGAATTGCTGAAGAACCTAGTATTGCATTTGGGTGGATTATGTGGGCTTCTCAAACCCTTATGATTATCATTTTTGGAGGTCTTTCATTAATTTATTTACCAATCTACAACCGAAAAAACAAAGGCTAA
- a CDS encoding DUF4270 domain-containing protein, whose amino-acid sequence MKKTISALKFCAVCSVIMSSFFACDKDFASVESDVLGDDNTNFQTNRESLPILAYNKKLNSLQIDGLTSNLLGVFNDPAFGQTTASIVTQVTPSSYSPDFGDDTVIDSVVMTIPYYSRITGLDDEGLNEYTIGDSLYGNAEAPIKLTVFKNEYFLRDFDPTAELGDVQYYYSKADGEINVTDNFALNGSSTINFDDHKYTTDTILAIPSFIPSAKRILLVTRDEDNEVTSSTNLAPSFRVKLDTDFWQSHIIDQEDNDVLSNASAFKNYFRGLYFKAETVSADGHMLMLNLASSDANIVIYYSYNTTTGTGDNATTTTSNSTYTLSFSGKRLNTFINNYNLQTLADGNSTEGDDKLYLKGTEGSMAVVDLFPTDEDLKTFIDNHRVLLENGEYKKDERGNYILQRLINDAQLIVYEDQSMNTGGDEDFHKYDRLYAYDVNNNIPLIDYSVDPISNTADPFNSIVVHLGQRRENDENGQAKYKIRITEHLNNILLRDSTNTKVGLVLSTNVNSTTNAKILNSEGSEVTNVPATSIITPRGTILHGTNDNVSETVKMKLEVFFTEPKE is encoded by the coding sequence ATGAAAAAGACCATTAGCGCCCTTAAATTTTGTGCAGTTTGTTCAGTAATCATGTCATCCTTTTTCGCTTGCGATAAAGACTTTGCTTCTGTAGAAAGTGATGTACTTGGAGATGACAATACCAACTTTCAAACCAATAGAGAGTCCTTACCCATACTAGCATATAACAAAAAATTAAACTCGTTACAAATTGATGGATTAACATCTAACCTTCTTGGTGTTTTTAACGATCCTGCTTTTGGTCAAACCACAGCAAGTATAGTAACACAGGTTACACCTTCTAGTTACAGTCCGGATTTTGGTGACGATACCGTTATTGATTCTGTAGTGATGACCATTCCTTACTACAGCAGAATTACAGGTCTAGACGACGAAGGGTTAAACGAATATACCATTGGCGACTCTTTATATGGCAATGCCGAAGCTCCTATTAAATTAACCGTTTTTAAAAATGAATATTTCTTAAGAGATTTTGACCCAACGGCAGAGCTAGGCGACGTTCAGTATTACTATTCAAAAGCAGATGGTGAAATAAATGTTACTGATAATTTTGCTTTAAACGGATCGTCTACAATTAATTTTGATGACCATAAATACACGACTGATACTATCTTAGCAATTCCTTCATTTATACCAAGTGCCAAGAGAATTCTATTGGTTACTAGAGATGAAGATAATGAAGTAACTTCAAGCACCAATTTAGCGCCTTCGTTTCGCGTAAAGTTAGATACAGATTTTTGGCAATCACACATCATTGATCAAGAAGATAATGACGTGCTTTCAAATGCAAGTGCCTTTAAAAACTATTTCAGAGGATTATACTTTAAAGCTGAAACTGTCTCTGCTGATGGACATATGCTTATGCTAAACTTAGCTTCTTCAGATGCTAATATCGTTATTTACTATTCGTATAATACCACAACAGGAACTGGTGATAATGCGACAACAACGACGTCTAACAGCACTTATACTCTTAGTTTTTCTGGTAAACGTTTAAATACATTCATCAACAACTATAATTTACAAACTCTTGCGGATGGCAACTCAACAGAAGGGGATGATAAATTATATTTAAAGGGTACAGAAGGCTCCATGGCTGTTGTAGATTTATTCCCAACAGATGAAGATTTAAAAACATTCATTGACAACCACAGAGTTTTACTTGAAAACGGAGAATACAAAAAAGACGAAAGAGGCAACTATATTTTACAACGTCTAATTAACGATGCGCAATTAATCGTTTATGAAGACCAGAGTATGAATACCGGAGGAGATGAAGATTTCCACAAATACGATCGCCTATACGCTTATGATGTTAACAACAACATCCCTTTAATTGACTATTCTGTAGATCCAATTTCTAATACAGCAGATCCTTTCAATTCTATTGTTGTACATTTAGGGCAACGCAGAGAAAACGACGAAAACGGACAAGCTAAATACAAAATCCGCATCACAGAACATTTGAATAATATTTTATTAAGAGATTCAACAAATACGAAAGTTGGTTTGGTTTTATCGACTAATGTAAACTCAACCACAAATGCTAAAATATTAAATAGTGAAGGTAGCGAAGTAACAAATGTGCCAGCTACTTCCATTATTACACCAAGAGGGACTATTTTACACGGAACGAACGATAATGTTTCTGAAACTGTAAAAATGAAATTAGAAGTATTTTTCACTGAACCTAAGGAATAA
- a CDS encoding TonB-dependent receptor domain-containing protein — translation MKTLNKTISLFIMLFSAILLAQTTISGSVVDSNNQPLIDAHIIIENSIYGTYTDTEGHFILTVDITPPFNLSASRIGYKTLSIQVLNDNQIINFILDEGTDLDDTVVYGSRKPESVRESPVPIEIFDATDIRVSTATPNFYTSLENLKGVDINHGSLTFNSVNTRGFATFANNRFVQLIDGMDNASPALNFVMGNLVGMNELDVHSVELLPGASSALYGANAFNGILFMTSKNPFNFEGISAYYKQGITSQDAAGDNTYRDFGIRAAHKFSDKFAGKASFSFLKGTDWYATDYNEYTRGLVGTPDNISPFRSSPAHDGLNIYGDEISLGAALGMNLKELVQAYEGFLFPIGSSMLVPEDNVARTGYREQDLTDYNANSLKADFALHYRPLADDLEIIWNSRLGRGNTIFQGGNRYQLKNFFIQQHRLEIKNDNFFLRGYTTSEKAGDSYDMFFTGLNMNKVGAEEWFGTYAGAYLQGAAQVQASGGNPFDPTIQEQLHFASRNAADQLVTIQPGTPQFKTLFNQITSDPDVNTGSKFIDNSKMYVVEGNYNFSSLLKDVVDLQIGGSARQYALNSQGTIFTDYDGPIKYDEYGAYIQGIKKLADDRLKVTASIRYDKNEFFDANLSPRVSLVYFAGANKNHNIRASFQTGFRNPHTQSLFIGLNVGDVLLVGGAPANLDRNLPNTNLTARDAYSGSYSLASFLAFAASQGASPIEPVNKTGITPLVEPEKVKAFDLGYRGTIGPVDIDFSAYYNNYDNFLAEKVVITPNSGSTSDLSGIADIASGNYTIFQLNTNSSADISSYGAIIGLSTRIAKDFKLSASYNFTKFDFDQSSDPDFSAGFNTPEHKVKLSLGNPNLFKNFGFQVNGRWSDEYLWQANIANAIIPSRTVIDAQINYTIPAIKSIFKIGGTNLGGKEYQSAVGTGFIGQQYFISWTINNL, via the coding sequence ATGAAGACTCTAAACAAAACCATCTCTCTTTTTATTATGCTATTTAGCGCAATATTACTTGCGCAAACCACCATTTCAGGATCGGTTGTAGACTCCAATAACCAACCACTTATTGATGCACATATTATTATTGAAAATTCTATTTATGGAACCTATACCGATACGGAAGGTCATTTCATTTTAACAGTGGATATAACACCTCCTTTTAATCTTTCAGCGAGTCGAATAGGTTACAAAACTCTTTCAATTCAAGTTTTAAATGATAATCAAATTATTAATTTCATATTAGACGAAGGAACCGACCTAGATGACACGGTCGTTTATGGCTCTAGAAAACCAGAAAGTGTTCGGGAATCACCAGTGCCTATTGAAATTTTTGACGCGACAGACATTAGAGTAAGTACAGCAACACCAAATTTCTATACCAGTCTTGAAAATTTAAAAGGTGTTGATATCAATCATGGTAGTTTAACTTTCAACTCTGTTAATACGCGTGGTTTTGCAACTTTCGCAAATAACCGGTTTGTACAACTCATAGACGGCATGGATAATGCCTCTCCAGCCCTCAACTTTGTTATGGGGAATCTTGTTGGTATGAACGAGCTCGATGTACACAGTGTAGAGTTACTCCCGGGTGCTTCTTCCGCCTTATACGGCGCCAATGCATTTAATGGCATTTTATTCATGACCAGTAAAAATCCTTTTAATTTTGAAGGCATTAGTGCTTATTACAAACAAGGCATTACTTCGCAAGACGCAGCAGGCGACAACACTTACAGAGATTTCGGAATAAGAGCAGCTCACAAATTCAGTGATAAATTTGCCGGAAAAGCTTCCTTTTCATTTTTAAAAGGCACCGATTGGTATGCTACAGATTATAATGAATATACTAGAGGTCTAGTTGGTACACCTGATAATATTTCCCCCTTTAGATCAAGTCCCGCCCATGACGGATTAAATATATATGGAGATGAAATTTCATTAGGTGCTGCCCTGGGAATGAATTTAAAAGAACTGGTTCAAGCTTATGAAGGTTTTCTGTTCCCTATAGGTTCATCTATGCTAGTTCCTGAAGACAATGTTGCCAGAACAGGATACAGAGAGCAAGATTTAACAGATTATAATGCCAATAGTTTAAAAGCAGACTTTGCTTTACATTACAGACCTCTTGCTGACGATTTAGAAATTATCTGGAATTCCAGATTAGGTCGAGGTAATACCATTTTTCAGGGTGGCAATAGGTATCAGCTAAAAAACTTCTTTATTCAGCAACATCGACTGGAAATTAAAAACGATAATTTCTTTTTAAGAGGGTACACAACCAGTGAAAAAGCTGGCGATTCTTATGATATGTTTTTTACAGGACTTAATATGAATAAGGTTGGCGCCGAAGAATGGTTTGGTACCTACGCCGGTGCTTACCTTCAAGGAGCGGCTCAAGTTCAGGCAAGTGGAGGCAATCCATTTGATCCAACTATTCAGGAGCAATTACACTTCGCTTCCAGAAATGCTGCCGATCAATTAGTAACCATACAACCAGGAACCCCCCAATTTAAAACCCTGTTTAATCAAATAACGTCAGATCCAGATGTTAATACTGGTTCTAAATTTATAGACAATTCTAAAATGTATGTTGTTGAAGGTAATTATAACTTTAGTAGTCTTTTAAAGGATGTTGTGGATTTACAAATAGGTGGTTCTGCCAGACAGTATGCATTGAATTCTCAAGGAACTATTTTCACAGATTATGATGGTCCAATTAAGTACGATGAATACGGTGCTTATATTCAGGGGATAAAAAAACTAGCTGATGACCGATTAAAAGTTACAGCCTCGATTCGCTATGACAAAAATGAATTTTTTGATGCGAATTTATCGCCCAGAGTATCCTTAGTTTATTTTGCAGGAGCCAACAAAAACCATAATATTAGAGCATCTTTTCAAACGGGCTTTAGAAACCCGCATACGCAATCCCTTTTTATTGGACTTAATGTTGGTGATGTTCTTTTGGTTGGAGGTGCTCCAGCTAATCTAGATAGAAACTTACCAAACACTAACTTAACGGCCAGAGATGCCTATTCCGGTTCCTACTCGCTAGCTTCCTTTCTGGCTTTTGCCGCATCGCAAGGCGCTTCTCCCATAGAACCAGTAAACAAAACAGGAATAACCCCGCTTGTAGAGCCAGAAAAAGTAAAGGCATTCGATCTTGGTTACCGCGGTACAATCGGCCCTGTAGATATCGATTTTAGTGCTTATTATAACAATTACGACAATTTCCTTGCCGAGAAAGTAGTCATAACTCCAAATTCAGGTTCAACTAGTGATTTAAGCGGTATTGCCGATATAGCTTCAGGAAATTATACTATATTTCAATTGAATACAAATTCATCTGCAGACATCAGTTCTTATGGCGCCATTATAGGGTTATCAACACGAATAGCCAAAGATTTTAAATTAAGCGCAAGTTATAACTTTACTAAATTCGACTTCGATCAATCCTCAGATCCGGATTTCAGTGCTGGATTCAACACCCCTGAACATAAGGTAAAACTATCATTAGGTAATCCCAATCTTTTTAAAAACTTTGGATTTCAAGTTAACGGACGTTGGAGTGACGAATACCTATGGCAAGCCAATATAGCCAACGCCATCATACCTTCAAGAACTGTTATCGATGCTCAAATAAATTACACCATACCTGCTATAAAATCAATTTTTAAAATTGGTGGAACCAATTTAGGAGGAAAAGAATATCAAAGTGCTGTGGGTACAGGTTTTATCGGGCAACAATACTTTATTTCGTGGACAATCAACAATTTATAA
- the panC gene encoding pantoate--beta-alanine ligase, which produces MEVYSEKQQITKVLSAFKDQNLSIGMVPTMGALHQGHLALVEKALQDNDKVVVSIFVNPTQFDNKDDLQKYPRTLERDVGLLEGVSKDDILVYAPTVEDVYDGKLEAEHFDYDGLEHEMEGRFRDGHFDGVGTIVKRLFEIAKPDNAYFGEKDFQQLQIVKKLVEKYNIPVNIVGCDIFREDSGLAMSSRNTRLKPEYLEVAPFIYKTLTAAKDHFGTKGAEEVTQWVENEFKSQELLELEYFIIADVVTLKTVTEKENNKQYRAFIAVYADDIRLIDNIALN; this is translated from the coding sequence GTGGAAGTTTATTCAGAAAAACAACAAATTACGAAAGTATTAAGTGCTTTTAAAGACCAAAACTTAAGCATTGGTATGGTGCCAACTATGGGAGCCTTACACCAAGGGCATTTGGCATTGGTAGAAAAGGCATTACAGGATAATGACAAGGTTGTTGTTAGTATTTTTGTGAACCCGACACAGTTTGATAATAAAGACGATTTACAGAAATACCCAAGAACATTAGAACGTGATGTAGGACTGTTAGAGGGTGTAAGTAAAGATGATATCTTGGTTTATGCACCAACAGTTGAAGATGTTTACGATGGAAAACTTGAAGCCGAGCATTTTGATTATGACGGATTGGAACATGAAATGGAAGGACGTTTTCGTGATGGACATTTTGATGGCGTTGGAACCATAGTGAAGCGTTTATTTGAAATTGCAAAACCGGATAACGCTTATTTTGGAGAAAAAGATTTTCAGCAGTTACAAATTGTAAAAAAACTGGTTGAAAAATATAATATACCTGTAAATATTGTGGGTTGCGATATTTTCAGAGAAGATTCTGGTTTAGCGATGAGTTCTCGAAATACACGTTTAAAGCCGGAATATCTTGAGGTAGCGCCTTTTATATACAAAACTTTAACAGCTGCCAAAGATCATTTTGGTACAAAAGGTGCTGAAGAGGTGACACAATGGGTTGAAAATGAGTTTAAAAGTCAGGAGTTGTTAGAATTGGAATATTTTATCATCGCCGATGTTGTAACTCTTAAAACCGTAACAGAAAAAGAAAATAACAAACAATACAGAGCGTTTATTGCAGTATATGCAGATGATATCAGACTGATTGACAATATTGCTCTAAATTAA
- a CDS encoding glycogen/starch synthase → MKDKRILYVSSEVVPYLPETEISSMSFEAPRLVNQQGGQIRIFMPRYGNINERRHQLHEVIRLSGINLVINDLDMPLIIKVASIPKERIQVYFIDNDEYFKRKATLTDEDGNLFPDNDERAIFFAKGVIETVKKLNWSPDIIHVHGWLASLLPIYLKEYYKDEPLFNESKIVTSVYSQSFNNSLNEDMVNKVKFDNINEDAIKVLEEPSYVNLMKVAVDYSDALIIGSEEIPADLKAYVDASNKPTLEYKPKDEFGTAYTTFFNEHVL, encoded by the coding sequence ATGAAAGATAAGAGGATATTGTATGTATCATCTGAAGTAGTGCCTTATTTACCGGAAACCGAAATTTCTTCAATGTCTTTTGAAGCACCAAGATTAGTCAATCAACAAGGTGGGCAAATAAGGATTTTTATGCCACGATACGGCAACATTAACGAGAGAAGACATCAATTACATGAAGTTATAAGACTTTCTGGTATCAATTTAGTGATTAACGATTTAGACATGCCACTTATTATCAAAGTAGCATCGATACCAAAAGAGCGAATCCAGGTGTATTTTATTGATAACGACGAATATTTTAAAAGAAAAGCAACGTTGACCGATGAAGACGGAAACTTATTTCCTGACAACGACGAACGTGCCATCTTTTTTGCCAAAGGCGTTATCGAAACTGTTAAAAAACTAAACTGGTCTCCAGATATTATTCACGTTCACGGTTGGCTAGCATCCCTATTACCAATCTATCTGAAAGAGTACTATAAAGATGAGCCTTTATTTAATGAAAGTAAGATTGTAACCTCGGTTTACAGCCAAAGTTTTAACAATTCATTAAATGAAGATATGGTTAATAAAGTTAAATTTGACAATATTAACGAAGATGCCATCAAAGTGCTTGAAGAGCCTTCGTACGTGAATTTAATGAAAGTAGCTGTTGATTATTCTGATGCGCTTATTATTGGATCTGAGGAAATTCCTGCAGATTTAAAAGCCTATGTAGACGCATCGAACAAACCTACTTTAGAATACAAACCAAAAGATGAATTTGGCACCGCTTACACAACATTCTTTAATGAACACGTGTTATAA
- the glmS gene encoding glutamine--fructose-6-phosphate transaminase (isomerizing), producing the protein MCGIVGYIGKREAYPIIIEGLKRLEYRGYDSAGVALYDGDNLRISKTKGKVSDLEERCKNENNTFGNIGIGHTRWATHGVPNDVNSHPHVSNSGNLAIIHNGIIENYESLKKELISRGYTFKSDTDTEVLINLIEDIQKQEDVKLGKAVQIALNQVIGAYAIAVFDQNNPDEIVIARLGSPLTVGVGEDEFFIASDASPFLEYTKNAIYLEDEEMAIVRLHREIKVRKIKDDSLVDPYIQELKLNLEQIEKGGYEHFMLKEIHEQPKAITDTYRGRLLRNEAIIKMAGVEDNMKKFLNANRIIIVACGTSWHAGLVAEYIFEDLARIPVEVEYASEFRYRNPIINENDIVIAISQSGETADTLAAIKLAKSKGAFVFGVCNVVGSSIARETHAGAYTHAGPEIGVASTKAFTTQITVLTLMALRLARAKGTISSSEFRQHLLELEMIPKKVEKALEADAHIREISDLYKDSRNCLYLGRGYNFPVALEGALKLKEISYIHAEGYPAAEMKHGPIALIDENMPIIVIATKKGHYEKVVSNIQEIKSRKGKIIGIVTEGDEQVRALADHVIEVPETLESLSPLLTTIPLQLLSYHIAVLLGKNVDQPRNLAKSVTVE; encoded by the coding sequence ATGTGTGGAATTGTAGGATATATAGGCAAGCGTGAAGCCTATCCTATCATTATTGAAGGCTTAAAACGCCTTGAATATAGAGGATACGATAGTGCTGGGGTAGCGCTTTATGATGGTGATAACCTTAGAATATCTAAAACAAAAGGGAAAGTTTCCGATTTAGAAGAACGTTGTAAAAACGAAAACAACACATTTGGAAACATTGGAATTGGTCATACGCGTTGGGCAACGCATGGTGTCCCAAACGATGTCAATTCTCATCCTCATGTATCAAACTCAGGAAATCTGGCGATAATTCATAACGGAATTATTGAAAATTACGAATCGCTTAAGAAAGAATTAATCTCCAGAGGCTATACCTTTAAATCGGATACTGATACCGAAGTTTTAATCAATCTTATTGAAGACATTCAAAAGCAAGAAGATGTAAAACTTGGTAAGGCAGTACAGATTGCATTAAATCAGGTTATCGGAGCTTACGCTATTGCTGTCTTTGACCAAAACAACCCGGATGAAATTGTTATTGCGCGATTAGGAAGTCCATTAACGGTTGGTGTTGGTGAAGACGAATTCTTTATCGCCAGCGATGCCTCTCCATTTTTAGAATACACTAAAAACGCCATTTACCTGGAAGATGAAGAAATGGCTATTGTGAGACTGCATCGTGAGATTAAAGTCAGAAAAATTAAAGACGATTCTTTAGTCGATCCATATATTCAGGAATTAAAACTAAATCTTGAGCAAATAGAAAAAGGGGGTTACGAGCATTTCATGTTAAAAGAAATTCACGAGCAACCTAAAGCCATTACCGATACCTATCGGGGTAGATTGTTAAGAAACGAAGCTATTATTAAAATGGCAGGTGTTGAGGATAACATGAAGAAATTCCTTAATGCTAACAGAATCATAATTGTAGCTTGTGGCACGTCGTGGCACGCTGGTTTAGTTGCTGAATATATTTTTGAAGATTTAGCAAGAATTCCGGTTGAAGTAGAATATGCTTCAGAGTTTAGATACAGAAATCCCATCATTAACGAGAACGATATTGTTATCGCCATCTCACAATCTGGTGAAACTGCCGATACATTAGCTGCTATAAAACTTGCCAAGTCTAAAGGCGCATTTGTTTTTGGTGTTTGTAATGTGGTTGGATCTTCTATTGCTCGCGAAACTCATGCAGGTGCTTACACGCATGCGGGACCAGAAATTGGAGTAGCTTCAACCAAAGCTTTTACAACCCAAATTACTGTATTAACACTAATGGCATTAAGGTTAGCAAGAGCTAAAGGAACTATTAGTAGTTCTGAATTCCGTCAGCATTTATTAGAACTAGAAATGATTCCTAAAAAGGTGGAAAAAGCTTTAGAAGCCGATGCTCATATTAGAGAGATTTCAGATTTATATAAAGATTCTCGCAACTGTTTATATTTAGGTCGCGGGTACAATTTCCCGGTAGCACTTGAAGGCGCCTTAAAACTTAAGGAGATTTCATATATACATGCTGAAGGTTATCCGGCAGCCGAAATGAAACATGGTCCAATCGCCTTAATTGACGAAAACATGCCAATCATTGTCATTGCAACAAAAAAAGGGCATTACGAAAAAGTAGTGAGTAACATTCAGGAGATTAAATCAAGAAAAGGAAAAATTATTGGTATTGTTACTGAAGGCGATGAACAGGTAAGAGCCCTTGCCGATCACGTGATTGAAGTTCCGGAAACCTTAGAATCGTTATCTCCATTATTAACGACTATTCCCCTTCAGCTTTTATCATACCATATTGCGGTATTACTAGGCAAAAATGTAGATCAACCTAGAAACTTAGCAAAATCGGTTACTGTTGAATAA
- a CDS encoding alpha/beta hydrolase, whose product MKCILSVLVLLVSLNVTQAQVKFEKIESSRLGDTREIKIQLPRGYGSDKNKTYPLFIVFDGDYLFEAVAGNTDYYSYWEDMPEAIVVGVNQYGKRYDDCLYSEQNSLPIESGASFFEFVGMELIPYIQNKYKIGNFKVAVGHGETANFINYFLLKPQPIFQGYIAMSPVLAPGMIKYLPGQLSKTASKIFYYLSYTNNDIGSVKEMAKVLNQDMSTVNNKNVVYKYQGFEGPSHYSAPAHALPNAIETIFSVYKPISKQEYQDVILKLEDSPVAYLEAKYQSIYDLFGIKKPILVNDFRAIAAAIEKKETFEDFERLGDLARDAYPDTLLGNYYLARFYEETGDAKKAMKTYQSAYILDEIGGITKDLMVEKAEAIKADFGY is encoded by the coding sequence ATGAAATGTATACTTTCTGTTTTAGTGCTGTTAGTTTCATTAAATGTTACGCAGGCTCAGGTAAAATTCGAGAAAATTGAATCGTCAAGATTAGGTGATACCCGTGAAATAAAAATTCAGTTACCTCGAGGTTACGGAAGTGATAAAAATAAAACCTATCCTTTGTTTATCGTTTTTGATGGTGATTATTTGTTTGAAGCAGTTGCAGGAAATACAGATTATTACTCGTATTGGGAAGATATGCCGGAAGCTATTGTTGTAGGTGTTAATCAGTATGGTAAACGTTATGATGATTGCCTGTATTCCGAGCAAAATTCATTACCCATAGAATCTGGAGCAAGTTTCTTTGAATTCGTAGGCATGGAGTTAATTCCTTATATCCAGAATAAGTACAAAATAGGTAATTTTAAAGTGGCTGTAGGTCATGGGGAAACGGCTAATTTTATTAATTACTTTTTATTGAAACCACAACCAATATTCCAAGGGTATATTGCCATGAGTCCGGTTTTAGCTCCGGGTATGATTAAGTATTTACCAGGGCAGTTGAGCAAAACAGCTTCAAAAATATTTTATTATTTGTCGTATACCAATAACGATATAGGTTCTGTAAAAGAGATGGCTAAGGTGTTAAATCAAGACATGTCTACAGTGAATAATAAAAACGTCGTTTATAAATATCAGGGGTTTGAAGGGCCTTCACATTATTCGGCTCCGGCACATGCCTTGCCAAATGCGATTGAAACTATTTTTAGTGTGTATAAGCCAATTAGTAAACAGGAATATCAGGATGTTATTTTAAAATTAGAAGATTCTCCTGTAGCTTATTTAGAAGCAAAATATCAGTCGATTTATGATTTATTCGGAATAAAAAAGCCAATTTTAGTAAACGATTTTAGAGCTATTGCTGCAGCAATAGAAAAGAAGGAAACTTTTGAAGATTTTGAAAGATTAGGCGATTTGGCGCGCGATGCCTATCCTGATACGTTGTTAGGAAACTACTATTTAGCTCGTTTTTATGAAGAAACTGGTGATGCTAAAAAAGCAATGAAAACCTATCAGTCTGCTTATATTTTGGACGAAATAGGAGGGATTACTAAAGATCTAATGGTAGAAAAAGCAGAGGCAATTAAAGCAGATTTTGGATATTAA
- the panD gene encoding aspartate 1-decarboxylase, which yields MQIQVVKSKIHRVKCTGAELNYIGSITIDEDLMEAANIIQGEKVQIVNNDNGERLETYCIPGPRNSGEITLNGAAARKVAVGDTLILITYAIMDYEEAKTFKPSLVFPDEATNLLK from the coding sequence ATGCAAATTCAAGTCGTAAAATCTAAGATTCACAGAGTTAAGTGTACCGGTGCGGAACTTAATTACATTGGTAGTATTACTATTGATGAGGATTTAATGGAAGCTGCCAATATTATACAAGGCGAAAAAGTTCAAATTGTAAATAACGACAATGGTGAGCGTTTGGAAACGTATTGTATTCCTGGTCCTCGTAATAGTGGAGAAATTACCCTTAACGGTGCAGCAGCCCGTAAAGTGGCGGTAGGAGATACGTTAATTCTTATCACTTACGCTATTATGGATTACGAAGAAGCTAAAACCTTTAAGCCTTCTTTAGTATTCCCAGATGAAGCAACAAACTTATTAAAATAA